cctctccactggaccccgacccagggccctagtagtttcgggtggttcccaccactggctcagcgggggctcctccccgcaacaccccgagccctcaggggcttctacagctccctgccctgggtcgcttcctaccccctgctcgcagcctgccgcggtcccacctgtcggcgtcggtagacgggctgtagtggtcctcccccggcagccacagagttggcggagtccggtccGGTGCTCGGGTCacgggtggtcggtcggcggctccggcgttggggccgagcccggcggaggcccggcagcagcacgctcagctcccttgGCGCTTCCCTCTCTGGCCCGCGGttgctagctcctgctcgggtcgcagtccgccccttctgagcaggccagcagccttttgtacctttgctccctttggagcatgcccagtagggctgtgtgggtggggccttctccgcccccggccccaggtggtttccctgggcttgagtgcggggcggggccgccccgtcacagccaccttggcgtttcaaaggggcagtgccacacagagctcggtgtgggctccatgcagcactgctgctttgaagtactccttcccccttcccactttgctgcctctatctgatagaggcagtaagggggaggGAATCAACTAGACTGTCTGATATGCTTTTACTTATcgggatagtcaactagtccttaacatacttttgttttgttttaaactaaggatgtttttcttcactctgtgcacagtcaacctgtggaactcgatgccataggatgttgtgaagactaggactttaacagggttcaaagaagagctagatagtcatggaggttaggtccatcaatggctattagccaggatgggtaggaatggtgtccctagccattGGAAATGGattacaggagagggatcatgtgatgattacctgttgtgttccctccgtCTTGGGCATCTGCATtggctggccactgttggtagacaggatactgggctagatggacttttggtctgacccagtatggcagttcttatgtacTAATTGCTGTGATATAGGTTTCCGTCATACCTTTTTCTTTTGTACCTCCTgtgatgaatagtgatagaaatgtagccgtgttagtctggtgtagctgaaacaaaatacaggactatgtagcactttaaagactaacaagatggtttattagatgatgagctttcgtgggccagacccacttcctcagatcaaatagtggaagaaaatagtcacaaccatatataccaaaggatacaattaaaaataaatttctgctgataccattattggacctaaccaagtgagttagttataagatcaagaatacatattcctgcacatccagaaatataatttatgctatcatgtagcaaaagtgtctgtctgctttgtacattggccaaacgtctcagacacttcgccaaaggatcaatgcccacaaaacagatattaggcaggatcacaaagaaaaaacagtttcttgccatttcaaccagaaaggacacgtctcaacgacttaattacctgcatcctgcttcagaagccttttaaatctgcacttgaaagggaatcctctgaactgtcattcatgctaaaattcaacactctacgcgtcggtctcaacaaagacgctaactatcttacccattacaaagatagcttccccaattatcacctctaataccattagctcacagacatttacctttccccacctctaataccattagctcacagacatttaccttcccctcccccccccccccgcatcctcttctgttctgaaatgtgatttgtccttttcatatgtgttcatttttttaaattgtatcctttggtatatgtggttgtgactattttcttccactatttgatctgaggaagtgggtctggcccatgaaagctcatcatctaataaaccatcttgttagtctttaaagtgctacatagtcctgtattttgtttctcctgTGATGAGGTAGTTTGTGTATACTAATCCTTACATTAGCAAGGTGCCAGTCTGTTACACTTTAGGATGATGCTGTGTTCAGCATTCTGTAGTTTCCTAGAAATCATGTACAACattgaaaatgttatttttactaCAAATAACTGCTTACCTTTtaatttttcccctcttccagtcAGATATGTACAGTGTGGGTGTAATTCTTCTAGAACTTTTTCATCCATTTGGAACAGAAATGGAAAGAACCAAGATTTTGACAAGCTTACGAAATGGCCATGTTCCtggttcttttaaaaacaaatggccAGTACAATACAAGTACGTTAAGTTGTTAACCAGTGAGGTATCATCACAGAGACCAACTGCTGCTCAGCTTCTTGAAAGTGAACTGTTTAATAATACAGAAACTGTAAGTTATTATTTCTAACAGCCTTCAGTTTAGTACAGCATTAAAGAAAACATACATCTGAAAAAATGCATTTAtggatcttgcaaaaaaaaaaaaagattgcattGTGCTGACACAATTCTCCCTCTTCCTGTTTGCATGCACCCTTAACCCTCTCTTCTATTTTTACAACATAAAGAATGGTTTGAATGATAGAACAAATGTAGTGCTTTTCTGATTACTGTGCTTGGGACCATTGCATGAGGAAGGTTTAGCAGCAGTGTTTTTAATCTTGAGTGGTTGATAAATATTGGTCTAGAAGTACTGAACCTATTTTCATTGTAGCATGTTATTTTGTAAAACTTGatttaatataaaattaacaatTTTATCTGCTTCTCTGAAGACATTTCATAGGATTCTCTCTACCTGCATCACAGAGCCTGCCATGATCTCCCTTACCACTTTAGAATTTTGACCTTTGAATTACCCAAATGCTGGTTCAAAGGCTGTGCTCTAGCCTCAGAAGTCCCAGAACATTTTCCCCCAATCTTAtttaaaaagttgtctccaaattTTGGGATTTGCTCCCTGGCTAGCCTCCTTGGGGTTGGAGGAAATACCACACCACCTTCCTATGCCCCCATTCCTTTTCTACTGCCAAACCAGCACTACCTCCAGCCCCATCTCCTCCCTCATCCCAACAATCAAGAGGAGCTGAGCAACTTTAAAACTGTAAATCCTGGAAAGTACTTCAAGCCAAGGTTACATTAGCACCTCCAGTTTCAACgcctatatcatagaatcatagaatcatagaataataggactggaagggacctcaagaggtcatcaagtctagccccccgccctcaaggcaggaccaagctccacctacaccatccctgacagatgtctatctaacctgttcttaaatatctccagagagggagattccaccacctcccttggcaatttattccaatatttgaccaccctgacagttaggaattttttcctaatgtccaatctaaacctcccctgctgcactttaagcccattactccttgtcctgtcctcagaaaccaagaggaacaaattttctccttcctccttgtgacacccttttagatatttgaaaaccgctatcatgtccccccttaatcttcttttttccaaactaaacaagcccagttcatgaagcctggcttcataggtcatgttctctagacctttaatcattcttgtcgctcttctctgtaccctttccaatttctccacatctttcttgaaatgtggcgcccagaactggacacagtactccagctgaggcctaactagtgcagagtagagcggcagaatgacttcacgagttttgcttacaacacacctgttgatacaacctagaatcatatttgcttttttggcaacagcatcacactgttgactcatatacaacttgtggtccactatgacccctagatccctttccgccatgctccttcctagacagtcgcttcccatcttgtatgtatggaactgattgttccttcctaagtggagcactttgcatttctctttattaaacctcatcctgtttacctctgaccatttctctaacttgctaaggtcattttgaattatgtccctatcctccaaagaagtcgcaaccccacccagtttggtatcatccgcaaacttaataagcgtactctctatcccaatatctacatcattgatgaagatattgaacagtacgggtcccaaaacagacccttgaggaactccacttgttatccctttccagcaggatttagaaccgttaacaacaactctctgactacggttatccagccaattatgcacccaccttatcatggccctatctaagttatatttgcctagtttatcaataagaatatcatgcgagaccgtatcaaatgccttactaaagtctaggtatatgacatccaccgcttctcccttatccacaaggctcgttatcttatcaaagaaagctatcagattagtttggcatgacttgttcttcacaaacccatgctggctattccctatcactttattaccttccaagtgtttgcataggatttccttaattacctgctccattatcttccctgggacagacgttaaactgaccggtctatagtttcctgggttgttcttattcccctttttatagatgggcacaatatttgcccttttccagtcttctggaatctcccctgtctgccatgatttttcaaagatcatagctaaaggctcagatacctcctctatcagctccttgagtatcctgggatgcatttcatcaggacctggtgacttgctgacatctaactttcctaagtgacttttaacttattctttgtgaatcctatcttctaaacctaccctctctctgcttgtattcactacgttaggcacacctccagacttctcggtgaagaccgaaacaaagaagtcattgagcatctccgccatttccaagtttcctgttactgcttctccctcctcactaagcagtgggcctaccctgtccttggtcttcctcttgcttttaatgtatttataaaaagtcttcttgtttccctttatgcctgtagctagtttaatctcattttgtgcctttgcctttctaatcttgcccctgcattcccgtgttgcttgcctatattcatcctttgttagttgtcctagtttccattttttatatgactccttttttattttgagatcgtgcaagatctccttgttaagccaagctggtcttttgccatattttctatctttcctacacagcggaattgtttgcttttgggcccttaacaacgtccctttgaaatacttccaactctcctcagttgtttttcccttcagtcttgcttcccatgcgaccttacctacaagttctctgagcttatcaaaatctgccttcctgaaatccattacctcaattgtgctggtctcccttctacctttccttaagatcatgaactctattatttcgtgatcactgtcccctatactgtcttccactttcaagttctcaactagttcctccctatttgttaaaaccaaatccagaacagcttctcctctggtagctttttcaaccttctgaaacagaaagttgtctccaatgcagtccaatcAACTGTGCTATAACAGAGGGGCAGTGCAGATTCCATCACTAGCAAGGGGCAGATGTAATAGGAAGTTTGTGCATCAGTGCTTTAAAACATAAGCCACTTTTAGACctgtcagggaaaaaaaacaactatCTCCTAGTGCTGTCAACTAATGCCATACCTGTCATCATTGAattttgcatttcttctttctgTTGTAAGTTAATTTTTCAAGGGAGGAAACATTTCATGAGCTTGGTATATTAGCTACTGTAAATTAAATTTAAGAGGGATCCTTCCACATGACTTTTCTTAATCTGACTTTTGCTTTCAGGTTATTTGTAGTCTACAACAGAAGGTGATGCAGCAAGAGGAAGAAATTGAAAAgcttaaagagaaaataaaactgctttcaaaagaaagagagagagaagataggCACAAGAGTCTTGGTTCTCCTGTTTAAGTGGAGCATCAGCGATTGTATATACAGGAGTTTAATGTACCTTATAAAgtttttttatataaatgtcAAACCCACTTTCTTCTTGTGTTTCTACTTTTTGTCTTTCAGGCATATTCTTATACCCTgtaacaggggtgtccaaacttttttcaaagagggccagatttgatgaagtgaacatgtgtgagggccgaccattttgcctgacattctttgaaccattaaaattaaatgcaaattaactattttatgcaaagtttattgcaaacggcatacttttcatttcgtcacatggatgacaaatctaaacaggtgttaaatcactctgcctttcatatctgaaggccagatgaaaaaaaaatccaggaagctgaaatatatgtcaggaacattgtaaagtacattacatattattggtaataaaggttgtctgtcaacttttaagttaaaaaaatatgaacaggaacataacaccaagtatatatgttgtgtccacatatatttataactgatttagaccaactgacattaactgagattttacaatgtattcatctcaatacatatggattcgttgggggccataaaagatagatattgccaaattacctgtggggccgtattaaaccggaacacgggccgcaattggcccgtgggccggactttggacatgcctgccctataAGGTGTGGCTTATTTAATTTCACCTAGGAACTGCAGAAGTTGCCATATGTAGGACCCTTAAATTATCTATACATCTTTTACAGTGAGTCATTTTattcaagaaatcctcctaaacagttaagagctagggccaccaaatttgattATGTAGCTTCCTCGGAcattaacttaaagcaaggtctgggTTTGGTCATGCCAGGAAAGTGTAGTGTCAGGACTGAGGTGGAGAGCAGTTCTACTGCAGTGACTACTGATGGCAGCTGCACCAGTTAGATGGTGGCCTGCTACAGACAGGGCTCAACCTGCTGCCACAAAAAGTGTGAGGGAGCCCACgtccacccaggagccaccccccacggcagcctgcaggggagggaagtggagcTGCTAGAGGTCAGGACCAGTCCACAGagcttctcttctctcctccccccccccccttcaccagACTGCAGGAGGGAGGTAGGTAGATGTAAGGGGGCTAATGGTCCCCTGGAACAGCTGccaggctctcccccccccccccatggacagacTGCAGGATGGCTGCTCAAGGCAGCCCTCTGTACAGCCCACAAACTGCCAGTGCTGCCCTGGCCCCCCAGGAGGAGCAGTCGTCTAAATACTGCATACACATATTCCTTTTATTTATGACTTAATCCTGAGCACTATAAATCTGCTAGTATCTTAAAGTAGCATGACCTGGCTTTGTAGCAGGTAGAAAGAATTCTGAATACAAACACTCCATAACTAGATTGCTAAAGAAATGCATTAGGTGTTGGGACTGCCTGGGCACTGGTACATGACATGGGATCACAGTCCTGCTGAGGCTTGGCCTAGACATGCCTCCATCAGGGGAGGAGCTAATTGGGCTAAATTTTGAAGGACACTATGAATCTGTACGATGGGTCATAATTGTCCCTGACCCAGATTTGGCCATGCAGGTGCACAGCTGAACTGTGACCCAAGAGGACTGAGTCCTCAATACTTACATCCCCTGGCCTAATTTACAGCTGTACCACCACAGGCAATTATTGGTGAATTTTAGTCTCATACAAATAAGATTACCAGTTAAAAGGCAATTGTGAATTATCTTTATTGGTATAAGATTTTACAACTGCTGTTAAGAATTCAGTCAATAACTTGCACTAAAATACATTTTAGAGACTTTCACAACCACCACACCAGGAATGAGGTGGAATAAGATTACAGAAGAGCACATACTTATTTTAATAGTTTAAGGGCACTGCTGAAAGGTGCCAAATTCTCACAAGACTTCATCCATTTCTGTACATTGGCTGGAACAGCGTTAGAGCTACTTGTCTGTTGAAGTGCACACCATCCAACAACATCTGCTACAGTGAGTTCATTTCCTCCCAGCCAGGGAGTCTTGCCAAGGGTAGTGTTCATGGAGCGCaagactgctgctttttctttattGCTGCCTTCCTTAAGCTGAAAGATGGCTGTATCTACCCAACTGTCGATCAGAGTTGAAGTGACTACATTATGCTTCTGGCCAAACAAAGAGAACAAAAATCTAGCAATATTTCCTTCTCCTTCAATGGGACACATGGTCTGAATACTGAACTTCATTTGGGGCTTGggaactgaaattaaaaaaaacaagaacTTTTGGCACCAAACGTTTacatacaggaaaaaaaagattcaTTAGAAGTGGGGAGAACTTACTGAGTACTGTATCAGTAGGCAAGCATGAACAGGCCTTCCTCTAAAGTTTTCCCAATATGATCCTATTTTCAGTTACTTATAACTTGTCCTGTTGGGCTGACCATTTCCATGCTGTATGTATGCCTCAGTTTCAAGGGGTTGgttttgcctttgccttttttttttttaaatcaccaatTCCAAAAATGAATCTAGTAACAAATACCTTTGGCCTCGTACGTTTAGCCTATCTTTCCCCTCACTACCCAGTGCTATGGAGCAGGGACCTGAGTTTTGGAAAACAGGAAGGCTTTTGCTGTGACAATACATCCAAATTTGGCTAAGTTCTAAGCCTTTGAAAGAGTCCACATGCTCAGAGATTTAACAGCTGAATTATTTGAAGCAGCATGTCCTAAGCATTCTGCAGTTTGAGGCTGAGCAGAATTTTCCCCCACAGTGACCCCTGAACTGTGCTGAGGCCAAGAATGTGCCTACAAACTGATACCTACTCTCTTATGCGCTCAGTTGGGCCACGCACTACAGAGTGCCAATGGTTAAGCAAAGGctcatttgcctttttcctaCTAGACCACACTCCTCTCCAGACAGCCCAAAATGACATCCATTATGCCTGAGTTCTCCCTCACAAGCAAGGCGTCACATTCGATCACATTCCAGGGCTGGTACAGAAACAACCATCACCTCCTCCTACTGCTGCTATCAGTTACTTCATAAATTCTAGTGGCACAAACATTTGTGGTGTAACGTTGATGTAAAGATTTCAACTCCAATTAGGCAGGGGCTCAAGATGGTGGTATACAACAGTGTTCAAGGGct
The nucleotide sequence above comes from Pelodiscus sinensis isolate JC-2024 chromosome 16, ASM4963464v1, whole genome shotgun sequence. Encoded proteins:
- the AIMP2 gene encoding aminoacyl tRNA synthase complex-interacting multifunctional protein 2 isoform X3 is translated as MIQTPDADFDVTNIIQADEYAPLTANTADLDSMLGKDYGALKDIVINANPSLPPLSLLVLHGLLCERYKILSTVHTHSSVKYVPENLLKCFGEQTKKQSRHEYQLGFTLIWKDVPKPQMKFSIQTMCPIEGEGNIARFLFSLFGQKHNVVTSTLIDSWVDTAIFQLKEGSNKEKAAVLRSMNTTLGKTPWLGGNELTVADVVGWCALQQTSSSNAVPANVQKWMKSCENLAPFSSALKLLK